The window AGGTAACAGCTGCATGGGGACTTCTGTGAAAGTGGGTACCCCCAAGCTCCCGTGCGAGACCCGATCGGGTTAACAGGACCTGCACAGGTGTCTTTAAGCCTGCAAAATGCAGCTCTATCTGCCAGTCCTCCAGGGTTCGTGTAACAGACCGGAGTGCGTCAATTGCGGTCGTATCCATATCATTAATGCTTTTTCCATCGATGATTACAGCACGAATCTGTTTGCTTCGCTCACCGCTCTGCTGCAGTATAAAATCTTTTATGTAGTCTGCATTGTTGAAGGCCAGTGATGAATCAAAACGAAGAATCAGAAGCTCATCAACGGGTTCTGCGTTTTCGTTTCGGTTCATATCCCTGAACGTCCGGGTGCCTTTTATGTGGCCAAGTACAGCCAAATTGGGCCGGCTTGTCCGATACAGCATCATAAAAAGAGAAGCTCCAATACCCATCAGTATCCCTTCCTGAATGCCGATAAATATAATGCTGAAAAACGTAAAGACAGCTATATATGCATCATCGGGTTTGGTTTTGAAAAAATATCTCAACTCACTGATACTGATCAGTGAAAGAGAAGCCATTATAATAATTGCAGCGAGAGCGGGTACGGGAATAAAATAGAAGAGCGGTGTTAGGAACAGGAGTGTAAGCGCAATGACAGCAGCACAAACAACATTTGAAAGGGAGCTTTTGGTACCGGCCTGATCACTTACAGCCGTTCTGGTAAAACTTGCCGAAATGGGTGGGCTCTGAAAAAAACTGCCGACCATATTTGCCATTCCCAGCGCAAAAAACTCTCTGTTAGCACTAATCGGATACTTATACTTGTTGCCGAATGATTTACCGAGTGAAATCACAGACATCAGCTGTATAAGCACCAGTGTGGTAACGGTTGGAATCAGACGTCGAACATCTTCAAGCGTGAACTCATGAATGCGAAATGACGGAAGACCTGAAGGAATAATACCAATTACATCTACCTGATTTTTGTCCAGATTGAAATACCACACTGCAAGTCCGCCTGATGCAAGCAGCAGAAGTGCCCTTGGAAACAGGGGGTTGATTTTTTTCAGTATCAAAAGGAGCAAAATGCCTGAAAAACCAATTCCAAATGCGGTAAGATTGATCAGTTCAATCTGATCGAGCAGCTGTAAAAACAGAACTGTAACATATTGTGATCGCTCAAATTCCAACCCCATCAGGTTGCCCAGCTGACTGAAACCGATGATGATAGGTGCAGCAGCCATAAATCCATATATGACAGGTTTTGAAAGCAAATTCACCAAAAACCCCATGCGCAAGAGTGAAAATGTTACATGCACGATGCCAACAAGAAGGGTAAGCAGCAACACGACAGAGACGTAGGCATCTGACCCGGGTTCAGCTATCAGAGAAGCTCCGGAAGCGATAATGATCATATCAGTAGCTACAATACCCAGGGCCAGATGGCGGGAAGTTCCGAACAGTGGATATACAAGGAGCGGTATGAGAGACCCGTACAGGCCATATATCGGAGAGAGCCCTGCAATAACCGCGTAAGCCATAACCTGGGGAACTTCAATCACCCCAACGGTGATACCCGATTTAAGATCTGCGGAAAAATCTTTTTTAGTGTAACCCGGCAGCCAATTAAGTATGGTCAATTGGTTTTTCAGCCAGGAGATGAGATCAGAAACATTCATCTGGTAAAATGCGTGAACGAAACGAAACGGATGCAGCTACTGAAAATGTAAAATATATTTTCCCATTCAAAAAGAGTTGCGCGGGAATACATTGCAAAAGGTATGTCAGCTTTTCAGATACTGTTTCTTAAGTTCCTCGATGTCGTCCTTTTCACCAATAATGGACAGCTCGTCATCTTCTCTAAGAACCGTATTACCATGCGGAAATATGATTTGCCCGCTGCGTTTGATTATGGTGATCAGACTTTCTCCGGGCAACACGAGATCTTTAACTTTTTTGTGAATAAGTTCACTTGTGTTGCCTTTTGAGTAGATCGTCAGGTTTATAAACCTCTCATCCCTGAGAAGGATTTCACGCAGTTCAGCTTCATCTTTTGCATCATTCCAGCGGGAACAGAAATCAACGCTGTCTATCATTTCTGCCAGGTGAGCAAGTATCCTGAGATGCTGTCCAGATTTCTTATTGGAGCTTACAAGATAGATCAGTGCGTGGAGCACATCGTCATCACTCTCTTCGGTATCTGCTACATTTACAACATTCTCATTATCTATTCTGATTCCCTCTTTTACTCTGACCAGTACGATTTCCGTATCAGTACCGGAATCTATGCGAATGTGCTTAAGGCCTGTATTATTGCCGACGGGAAGCACGCCCTCTGATGATTCATCATGAAAAAGTTCAACCAGGGTATTCGTGGGCAGGCCAACACGATCTGCGAGTCGTTCTGATACTCGCTCGGTTATCTCTTCAATCTGCTCAGCTTCCTGAAGCTCAATCACGATAGATCTGCCGACAGCTCTTTCGTATGGATCTTCTTTTCTGAGTCCTTTTTCGCGGAGAATACCCCTCATCTCCCATTCCAGCTCTTCATACTGCATTTTACCCAAACGGGCATGAACATGGAAAATGGCTCCAGAGCGTTTCACTTTTTTTGAAGCATAGTAGTGGAAGTATGCAATGCATGCTATAATCAATCCAAGAGTGAAAAGTACCGAAAGCACGCCCATCTCGGCAATCAGCCATATACTGATTAAGATGCCTGCAACCTGAGTCCAGGGATAGAGAGGAGATTTGAAACCGGGGTCGTACTCTTCAATACGGCTTTCCCTCATGATAATAACGGCCAGGTTCAGCAGGCCGAATATCAACAGCATAAAGGCGCTGGCAAGTTTGGCAATATCCTCCACATTCAGAACCAGGATAAAAAAGATCATTACCGATGATGTTACCAGAATTGCAATGGTTGGTGTACTGTGCCTGCCTATTGCGGACAGATCTTTCCAAAGCAGATTGTCTCTGGCCATTGCAAACGGATATCGTGCAGCCGACATAATTCCTGCATTTCCGGTTGATGCAAAAGCGGCGATAGCTGCAATTACAATAAGTATGATTCCCGCCTGAAATGGCATCCAGTCGAGAAATTGGCCGGCGGCAGTTGCTACGGGAGTAAGATCTTCTCTTAGGCTGTCGGGGTTTAAAACAGCGACCATAATGAAAACCCCAACCACATAAACAACGGTGGCCGTTATGAGAGAGAGGATCATTCCCAGCGGAATATTACGGTCGGGATTCTGTACCTCCTCCGAAACACTGGCAACCTGGGTCAGACCTGCATAGGAGACGAAGACAAGCCCAACTGTGCCTATTAACCCCTCAAATCCAAAGGGGGTGAAGGGCTTGAACTGGTTTTCCACAGTATCATAAAATCCAAGGCTGAATATTTCTGCCAGTCCGGCAATCACGAAAAAAATCAGTATGGAGACCAGAGTAACAACAAGTATGCCCTGCAGCCCGGATGTTTTCTTGACGCCGAAGATGTTTAAAGCGGTAAAAAAAAGCGTGAACGCAACAGCTACGGGTTTGATCGGAATCTCGTAGAATATGGCGAGGTAAGCCCCCATTCCCACCAGGGCAAATGCACTTTTAAAAATAAGCGCCATCCAGGTGCCAAGCCCGCCAACCGTGCCCACCATGGGTCCCAGACTTCGGTCGAGAAAGTAGTATGGCCCTCCGGCTCTGGGCATGGCGGTAGAGAGTTCAGCTGCGCTGAGCATGGCAGGTAATACCATGATACCGCCAATCAAATAGGCCAATACTACAGAGGGCCCCGCCTGGGCGCTAGCAAGGCCGGGGAGTAGAAAAAACCCTGAGCTAAACATAGCCCCGGTGCTGATCGCGTACACATCGAATAGGTTCAGCTCTTTTTTGAGTCTCTTTTTATTGAGTAAAATGGCTGCTTCAGTTAGGTTAAGCCGTACACATCCAGCGTGCTATCGATATCAATTCTGAATAACCGGCGTTGGTTCGGTTTATATTAATCGCTTGACCTTTTCAAATCAACCAGAAACAATTCCGTTCCGAAAAAAGAAATTTAGTTGGCTTTTCTCTAAAAAACTATGTGTTGAATACAATTACGGGGCAGTCAGACATCTGAATAATGTTTTCAACACGTGGACCCAGGTAGAGTCTGCTTGAACCCGGCCGGATATTCGTCCCGATAATAATGAGATCCATCATGTTGCTTTCTGCAACTTCCCTGATTACCTCTTCCGGTGCGTCACCCCAACGAACCATAGCTTCCGTAGATACTCCAAATGCGGTGCCCAGCTCCTTTAGTTCATTTACCATTTCGTGTGCAAACAGATTCTTGTTCTGAACCTGCTGTTTCTTGAGATAATGATTCGGGCTGGCATCATTCATGATCACATTAAGAGCGAGCACCTCTTTCGATCTGTCCGGTCTGGCAATGAAAAATGCAAGTTCAGCAGCATTTTTGGATGCTTTACTCCCATTTGTAGGAACAAGAATCCTTTGTGGGGACCATGATTCGGGTATGCTGCCGGCTTTTACAATCATGGTGGGGCAGGGTGCAAAGCGCGTTATGAAATCGACAATGGGGCTGAAAAGGTGATTGCTGTCATCGCTCTGTTCGGTAGCACCCAAAATTATCAGGTCATAATCCTTTTTGGATTCATCCAGGATCACATCACCCGGTTTGTCGCTCACAACGACTTTCTTCAACACCTCTTTGATATTGAACCCGGAGGCAAGCTGGTTCAGATATTTTTCGCACTGTGATTTATTTCCTTCCTCAACCACGGAAATCAAGGTAAGCGATAAATCGGTTTCCTTGCCAATCAGCTCAAGTAGTTTGGCTTCGGTTGTCTGTATCTCGTTCTGCATGTCGGCATCCATTTTACGCGACCGTACCGGAAGCAGCACGCGGTGGATGTCGGCTACCATGCTTTCTGATTCAAGCTCTTCTTTCTTCAGCCTCTCTTTTTCTTCTTCTCCTATTTCAACGCGTTTCAGAACGTATCGAAGGGCAACGGGTGCCATCAGTGAGGTGGCAATGGCCATCACCACAATGATAGAAAACATATCCTGGGACAAAATACCCAGCCGGAGGCCGATCGTGGCAATAATAATTTCCATGGCTCCGCGTGCATTTAATCCTGCCCCGAAACTGAGTGAGGTCCAGTGATCCTTCCCGCCGATTACACGCGCACCAAAATATGTGCCCACCACCTTTCCGATGGTAGCAATGCCGATCACCACCAGGGTTATCAGGATCAAAGTTGTATCAAAAAGATTGATAATATTGACCTTTAAACCCGCAACCGCAAAAAAGACCGGGGCAAAAATACCAAGAGCAAGGCTTTCCAGTTTGTGGATAACATCTTCCGGAAGCCGCGGCATCATGCCGAAGATAATTCCCATCACAAAAGCACCCAGGATGGCTTCAAGATTTAATAGCTGGGTAATGGCACCCCACAGAAATGCAAGTATGATGACCAGCGACAGGAGCCTGTCAGAACTGATAATTTCATCCTGAACATATGTGAGCAGCTTTCTCACCATCCACCGGCCAATAGTGAAGCTGAGTATCAGAAAGGCCAGCACGCTCCCGACCGTAGTAAGCACAGTACCGGTAGTTACGGCATCGCCGGCTGCGATACCGGCAACTGTTGAGAGCATAATCCAGCCAATGGTGTCGTCGCTCATACCGGCAGCCAGAATGGTTTGACCAATGTCCCGACGCATCAGGTTCATATCCATCAAAACCTTTGCAATAACGGGTATGGCTGAGATTGCCATTGCTGTAGCTACAAAGAGAGAGAAAACCAACCGTTCATTCGAATCGGCAAGCAGAAAGTCGGGAAGATTCTGGCCCAAAAAGAATCCGGTAATAAAGGTAACCGTAATACCCCCGAATGAGACCCCAATGGCTGTTTTGGCGTGACGTTTAATCAACTGAATATCGGTTTCAAGGCCCGTGATAAGCAGGAGAAACATGGCGCCCAAAAGCGATATGACCTCCAAAAGATAGCCCTGTACCTCTGTTTGGGGGATAACGAGCTCGTTCACAACCGGGAAGAGGCCGGATAAGAGGGATGGCCCAAGCAGTATACCAGCCAGAATTTCACCGATTACAGAGGGCTGACCAAGCCGTGTGGCTATCTCTCCGAGTGCCCGGGCAACAAAAAGTAAGATAGCAACCTGCAAAACAAGCAGAAAAATGTCATGATGCGGAGCAGCTGAAAATACGTCCATTACAAATGAAGTTAGGGTGAATCGGGATGGTTAAATGATTAAATTTTCGTCACTAGATGATAGAATCAAGTTTTTACAACACACCCGTATAATATAGCATTTCCAAGGAATAGTAGAATGGCCGGAATATTAAAATATTTGGTGAACCTGCAATCCAGACACACATTTTAAGGGTGCACAAGGATATCCGGAACCCGACTAAGCCGATAAGCTTCAGCAGTTTTCTTTCATTAAGTCGGAGAAGCATGTGCCGGATAACCTGGCTGACTCATTACAAATAAATTTCAGGCTAAAGTGAATCGGATGTGTATATTTGACCCCGGCTGCAGGGATATCATTTGGTGTGCCCGGAAATATTTTCGCAGAAAAATGAGGACAGAAAAGATTATGCCAGATCCATGTTGAGTGAGGGCCAGAACACTCCTTTCAAACTCTTTATTGATACGGGCGGTACATTTACGGACTGTATTGCTGTGGACGCGAATGGAAACACACATCGATGCAAGGTACTCAGTAACAGTACAATACGGTGTTATGCCACCATTGCGAATAACAAAAAGACGGTTCTTACAGATACCGGGTATAGCGTGAAAAAGGATTTTTACGAAGGCTATACGTTTGCTCTTACAGGCCGGCCGGATGATGCATATAAAATTATCTCTTCATCCGAAGGTGGTTCATCGCTGGAGCTCGACAGGGAACTTACTTCGATATCCAGTAACAAATTTCCCGCTATCATCAGCAGTCCCGAAGAGGCACCTGTATTTGCATCAAGGCTGATTACAAAAACCGCCCTCAACGAGAACTTCCCGGATATACAGATGCGGCTGGCTACAACCAAAGGCACCAACTCGCTTCTGGAAAGAGAAGGAGGGAAAACCCTTTTTTTGATAACGGAAGGATTTGCTGACCTGCTTCGGATCAGAAATCAGCAGCGTCCAGATCTTTTTACACTTAATATCAGAAAGCCGCAGCCTTTCTTTCATTCCCTCTTGGAGGTGCCCGCCCGAATGGACTCAGAGGGCACTATCATCAGGCCGTTGGATACCGCCTTGCTCAGGAAGAGGCTGCAGCCGCACCTTGAGGGAGTGAACGCCGCCGCCGTTTGCCTTATGCACGGATACAGAAATCCGGATCATGAGCGTCAAGTCCGACAACTATTAACTGAACTGGGAATTGAACGCATATCCCTTTCATCTGATCTCAGTTCAGCCATTAAAATCGTACCCCGTGCCATTTCATCAGATATCAATGCATTTTTAGCGCCCGTAATGGAGTTGTACCTGGAAAATATCTCTCAAACTGTGGGTGGAACATCACTCAGGGTGATGACCAGCGCGGGGACCCTGGCTGCTTCCGAAACCTATAAACCGGTAGATGGTCTTCTCAGCGGGCCGGCCGGCGGAGTTACCGGAGCAGCAGCCATTGGGAAACGGAATGGATTTCACAAAATAATTACGTTCGACATGGGCGGCACAAGCACCGACGTGTCCAGATATGACAGCGGAATTGACCAGGTTTACGAACACAGAGTAGGCGATGCTGAACTTGTTTCTCCGGCCGTGGATATCGAAACCGTAGCAGCGGGCGGCGGGTCTGTTTGTGGATTTGATGGCATCAGCCTTACTGTTGGACCCGGAAGTGCGGGGGCCGATCCCGGCCCGGCATGCTATGGGTTGGGTGGCCCACTTACGCTCACGGATGTAAATTTGCTCTCAGGCCGTCTTCATCCGGATAATTTCAGGATATCCATTCAGATTGAAGCTGCAGAAAGTGCCCTTGAAAAAGTACTGAATCAGGTGAATGCTTCCCGTGAGACGGCTCTTGAGCGCAAGGACCTGCTTTCCGGATATCTGGAGATCGCAAATGAGCGTATGGCCCAGGCAATACGGAGTATCTCTATCCAGAAAGGATTTAATCCTTCGGAATATGCGATGGTCGCTTTTGGAGGGGCAGGGGCACAGCATGCTCTGTCAGTTGCAGACAAGCTGGATATGCTATCCGTACTGATACCGTCAGATGCAGGACTCCTGAGCGCATATGGCCTGAAACGGGCACTCAGGGAGGAGATCGCACTGAGTCAGGTACTAATGAATTTAAATGAGTTTGCCTGTGAGATTGAAGAACGTTTCAATCAGCTTGAAAAGAGTGCACAAAGCCGTCTGACGAATCAGGGTGTTGACCCGAATTACATGGAAACAGTACACCGATTGATTTTCCTTCGATTTTCGGGACAAGACACCTCACTTGAAATTGAATGGAGCCCTTCTGATGATGCAGTATCTATTTCAAAAAAATTCAGTGCTTCATACAAAGATCAGTATGGGCACATGCCGGCAGGTCGTGTAATCGAGGTTGAAGCTGTTCGTGTTATCGTGAGAGAGCTGGATATGGAGAGTGAATCTGTTTCAGATGAGACGGCATCGCATGGAATGGACACATCGGCGCCCTTGGAAACGGCAGATATGAACAGTGAAACAGACGTTGCGTGTAAGGTATATCATAACCGCGATCTGAAGCCCGGTGACAAGATATTGGGGCCCTCCATGGTATTAGATCCTTTCAGCACACTGCTGATCGACAAAGGGTGGCGAGCCCGCATGCTGCAGGATCGAACATGGCATATTGTTAAACAGAATACCGCTCAGAATGTGCACGATAAATCTTCAGGCCGCTCCCGCGAAGTGAATCTCCAGCTTTATATCAACCGTTTCAGGTCCGCAGCTGATCAAATGGGAGAGATGCTCCGTAAAACAGCTCTCTCCGTTAATGTAAAGGAGAGGCTTGATTATTCGTGCGCTCTTCTCGACCGCAACGGATACCTTGTTGTGAATGCGCCTCATATCCCGGTTCATCTGGGAGCCATGGGAACATGTGTGAGATCATTGATTCAGCAAATCGAAAACGGTTCAGAGTCGTTTATAAACGGAAGCGGAGAAGAGACAGATTTTGAAGAAGGTGATGTTATCATTACCAATCATCCGGGATATGGAGGGTCTCACCTGCCAGACGTAACCATTGTAACCCCTGTTTTTTTTAAGGGAGAAAAAATAGGGTATGTAGCAAGCAGGGCTCATCATTCTGAAATTGGGGGGAAGCGGCCGGGATCGATGCCGCCCGATGCCCGCAACCTGGAGGAGGAGGGTGTTGTTATTCCCCCGGCATTTCTGGCGCGAAGAGGTAAATTTTTCTGGAACGAAATTCGCCATATGCTGGAAAACAGTCCATGGCCAAGCAGGGCGGTAAATGAAAATATTGCAGATATGGAAGCTGCAGTTGCAGCCAATCACAGGGGGGTTGCTGAACTCAACAAGCTGGCCGGTACCTATGGAAGTACGGAGCTGGTTCAGTACATGGAAGAAATTCGTCACTATGCATCCCGGAGAATGAAGCGCGCGCTGAGTAAACTTGGAACGGGTTCGTATTCTGCATCGGAACGGCTGGATGACGGATCAAAACTGGAGGTACTCTGTGAACTCACAAAAAACGGCCTTCGTGTCGACTTTTCCGGAACTTCTCCTGTAACGGATGGGAACCTGAATGCGAACCCCTCTATAGTGAACAGCGTACTGATGTATGTTCTGAGGCTGATTATCGATGAGCCGCTTCCTCTCAATGATGGAATACTTGATCCCGTAGAGGTCATTTTACCGGAGTGCATGCTGAATCCAGATTTTTCAGGCAGCGCAGCAGAATGTCCTGCCGTAGTCGGAGGCAATACGGAAACGAGCCAGCGCCTTACCGATACACTCCTGAAAGCCTTCGGTCTCTCCGCATGCAGTTACGGAACCATGAATAATGTGCTATTTGGAGATGATACATTTGGCTACTACGAAACGGTGGCAGGAGGAACCGGAGCAGGCGACGGCTTTCATGGAGCGGATGCCGTTCATCAGCATATGACCAATACCCGTGCAGCTGACCCGGAAGTTCTTGAGTACCGATATCCGGTCAGACTTGAAAGGTATGAAGTACGGAGAGGGTCCGGCGGTATCGGTGCCTGGAATGGCGGAAACGGTATTACACGGGAGATGACCTTTTTGAAGCCTGTGAGCCTGTCTGTTCTTACCCAGCACAGAATCATAGAGCCCTATGGTCTAATGGGGGGCGGAACGGGCAGCAGCGGAGTACAGTATGTGGTAAGAAAAGGAAAGGATAACGAAGATAAACTGTCCTGGCGCGATGGCGCTGAACTGAATACGGGCGACAGATTTATACTGAAAACACCTGGTGGGGGCGGATATGGTAAAAAGGACAGCTGAAGTCAGTAAGCTTACAGATACCCTTGAAAAGTGCCCGGAATTATGATCACAGAGATTAATTTATCAGTTTGAAAAATCGGGTTGGGGGATCCCATTTCGGCGAAGTACCGTTCTGTTGTCTTCATAAAAATCAGCAATCTGATTGATGTCCACTCCAAAGGAAATCCCGTAATTTATGCGCGAGGTTTCCTGAATGATCGGTATTCCGGTAAAGGGGCGACCGTGACTCATTTCAATACCCTGTCTATAATCAGGGGAAAGATAAAACTCTTTTTCAGCTGAGGCGGATGTGAGCACTCCCATCCACTCAAGCCCGCGTCCGTCATTGCGAACCGTAAACATGGGACCCCCGCTAAAACCACGGTTGAAAATGGCATCTACGGCAAACGTTCTGCGACTGTTGATCTCTTGCTTGCTTACCATTCCGCTGGTAACCATTCGGACTCCCCTTGGATAACCAAGCACATATACTCTGTCGGTCCAGTCCAGTTTATCAAAATCTCCGGCAGAAATAGCCAGTGGTTCAAGGCCGGGGTCACCATCTCGTCCCCATCTGTAGAGTAAAACGGCCAGATCCATTACAGGATCATTTGCAAGAACCTCAAACTCAAAAACACTGTTGCCTCCAAAAAAGAAGTGGCTTACAGATTCTTTAATCGACACCGCTTCTACCCATCGATCGTCTTCCGATGGGTTTTGGGGAGCGTAGTGGTAAACCGTATCGGGAAAGGTAACCGTATGGGAAGCAGTAAAGAGCGATGAGTAACCGTTTCCGTTCGACATGATAATTGCGGTGCCCGCATTGGAATGCGACTCGATAAATGTATGTGCGGATAGTGATTCCAGATTCACCGTATCTGCCTGCGTTTCAGTAAGCCCTGAACCTGAATGAAGCTGATACGTTCGATAGGTAACCGTATTCTGAATACGCACAACCGAGTCGAAGCCTTCTTTGATCTGATCTCTTATCAGGTCCGAGCCTGTATCACTCAGGTAAGTGTTTGTACGGTCGGTGTATGGAATGATGGTTTCGCCGGAGCCCGAACAACCCGTAACTGCCGGCAGTACAGGCAGTAAAAAAATGATGAGCCCAATAATTTGGCAGCAGTATTTGTTTTTATCCGATCCGAACACGTTCTTCAACATTACGTTTCAGCCAGCATGGATCACGGGTTCCAGGATGCATGCTTT of the Rhodohalobacter mucosus genome contains:
- a CDS encoding SulP family inorganic anion transporter gives rise to the protein MNVSDLISWLKNQLTILNWLPGYTKKDFSADLKSGITVGVIEVPQVMAYAVIAGLSPIYGLYGSLIPLLVYPLFGTSRHLALGIVATDMIIIASGASLIAEPGSDAYVSVVLLLTLLVGIVHVTFSLLRMGFLVNLLSKPVIYGFMAAAPIIIGFSQLGNLMGLEFERSQYVTVLFLQLLDQIELINLTAFGIGFSGILLLLILKKINPLFPRALLLLASGGLAVWYFNLDKNQVDVIGIIPSGLPSFRIHEFTLEDVRRLIPTVTTLVLIQLMSVISLGKSFGNKYKYPISANREFFALGMANMVGSFFQSPPISASFTRTAVSDQAGTKSSLSNVVCAAVIALTLLFLTPLFYFIPVPALAAIIIMASLSLISISELRYFFKTKPDDAYIAVFTFFSIIFIGIQEGILMGIGASLFMMLYRTSRPNLAVLGHIKGTRTFRDMNRNENAEPVDELLILRFDSSLAFNNADYIKDFILQQSGERSKQIRAVIIDGKSINDMDTTAIDALRSVTRTLEDWQIELHFAGLKTPVQVLLTRSGLARELGGTHFHRSPHAAVTYLLKKLDQSDSDSSDDESGSEKSESRLDAYLNRMD
- a CDS encoding amino acid permease, which codes for MLLNKKRLKKELNLFDVYAISTGAMFSSGFFLLPGLASAQAGPSVVLAYLIGGIMVLPAMLSAAELSTAMPRAGGPYYFLDRSLGPMVGTVGGLGTWMALIFKSAFALVGMGAYLAIFYEIPIKPVAVAFTLFFTALNIFGVKKTSGLQGILVVTLVSILIFFVIAGLAEIFSLGFYDTVENQFKPFTPFGFEGLIGTVGLVFVSYAGLTQVASVSEEVQNPDRNIPLGMILSLITATVVYVVGVFIMVAVLNPDSLREDLTPVATAAGQFLDWMPFQAGIILIVIAAIAAFASTGNAGIMSAARYPFAMARDNLLWKDLSAIGRHSTPTIAILVTSSVMIFFILVLNVEDIAKLASAFMLLIFGLLNLAVIIMRESRIEEYDPGFKSPLYPWTQVAGILISIWLIAEMGVLSVLFTLGLIIACIAYFHYYASKKVKRSGAIFHVHARLGKMQYEELEWEMRGILREKGLRKEDPYERAVGRSIVIELQEAEQIEEITERVSERLADRVGLPTNTLVELFHDESSEGVLPVGNNTGLKHIRIDSGTDTEIVLVRVKEGIRIDNENVVNVADTEESDDDVLHALIYLVSSNKKSGQHLRILAHLAEMIDSVDFCSRWNDAKDEAELREILLRDERFINLTIYSKGNTSELIHKKVKDLVLPGESLITIIKRSGQIIFPHGNTVLREDDELSIIGEKDDIEELKKQYLKS
- a CDS encoding cation:proton antiporter, which codes for MDVFSAAPHHDIFLLVLQVAILLFVARALGEIATRLGQPSVIGEILAGILLGPSLLSGLFPVVNELVIPQTEVQGYLLEVISLLGAMFLLLITGLETDIQLIKRHAKTAIGVSFGGITVTFITGFFLGQNLPDFLLADSNERLVFSLFVATAMAISAIPVIAKVLMDMNLMRRDIGQTILAAGMSDDTIGWIMLSTVAGIAAGDAVTTGTVLTTVGSVLAFLILSFTIGRWMVRKLLTYVQDEIISSDRLLSLVIILAFLWGAITQLLNLEAILGAFVMGIIFGMMPRLPEDVIHKLESLALGIFAPVFFAVAGLKVNIINLFDTTLILITLVVIGIATIGKVVGTYFGARVIGGKDHWTSLSFGAGLNARGAMEIIIATIGLRLGILSQDMFSIIVVMAIATSLMAPVALRYVLKRVEIGEEEKERLKKEELESESMVADIHRVLLPVRSRKMDADMQNEIQTTEAKLLELIGKETDLSLTLISVVEEGNKSQCEKYLNQLASGFNIKEVLKKVVVSDKPGDVILDESKKDYDLIILGATEQSDDSNHLFSPIVDFITRFAPCPTMIVKAGSIPESWSPQRILVPTNGSKASKNAAELAFFIARPDRSKEVLALNVIMNDASPNHYLKKQQVQNKNLFAHEMVNELKELGTAFGVSTEAMVRWGDAPEEVIREVAESNMMDLIIIGTNIRPGSSRLYLGPRVENIIQMSDCPVIVFNT
- a CDS encoding hydantoinase B/oxoprolinase family protein, encoding MKKDFYEGYTFALTGRPDDAYKIISSSEGGSSLELDRELTSISSNKFPAIISSPEEAPVFASRLITKTALNENFPDIQMRLATTKGTNSLLEREGGKTLFLITEGFADLLRIRNQQRPDLFTLNIRKPQPFFHSLLEVPARMDSEGTIIRPLDTALLRKRLQPHLEGVNAAAVCLMHGYRNPDHERQVRQLLTELGIERISLSSDLSSAIKIVPRAISSDINAFLAPVMELYLENISQTVGGTSLRVMTSAGTLAASETYKPVDGLLSGPAGGVTGAAAIGKRNGFHKIITFDMGGTSTDVSRYDSGIDQVYEHRVGDAELVSPAVDIETVAAGGGSVCGFDGISLTVGPGSAGADPGPACYGLGGPLTLTDVNLLSGRLHPDNFRISIQIEAAESALEKVLNQVNASRETALERKDLLSGYLEIANERMAQAIRSISIQKGFNPSEYAMVAFGGAGAQHALSVADKLDMLSVLIPSDAGLLSAYGLKRALREEIALSQVLMNLNEFACEIEERFNQLEKSAQSRLTNQGVDPNYMETVHRLIFLRFSGQDTSLEIEWSPSDDAVSISKKFSASYKDQYGHMPAGRVIEVEAVRVIVRELDMESESVSDETASHGMDTSAPLETADMNSETDVACKVYHNRDLKPGDKILGPSMVLDPFSTLLIDKGWRARMLQDRTWHIVKQNTAQNVHDKSSGRSREVNLQLYINRFRSAADQMGEMLRKTALSVNVKERLDYSCALLDRNGYLVVNAPHIPVHLGAMGTCVRSLIQQIENGSESFINGSGEETDFEEGDVIITNHPGYGGSHLPDVTIVTPVFFKGEKIGYVASRAHHSEIGGKRPGSMPPDARNLEEEGVVIPPAFLARRGKFFWNEIRHMLENSPWPSRAVNENIADMEAAVAANHRGVAELNKLAGTYGSTELVQYMEEIRHYASRRMKRALSKLGTGSYSASERLDDGSKLEVLCELTKNGLRVDFSGTSPVTDGNLNANPSIVNSVLMYVLRLIIDEPLPLNDGILDPVEVILPECMLNPDFSGSAAECPAVVGGNTETSQRLTDTLLKAFGLSACSYGTMNNVLFGDDTFGYYETVAGGTGAGDGFHGADAVHQHMTNTRAADPEVLEYRYPVRLERYEVRRGSGGIGAWNGGNGITREMTFLKPVSLSVLTQHRIIEPYGLMGGGTGSSGVQYVVRKGKDNEDKLSWRDGAELNTGDRFILKTPGGGGYGKKDS
- a CDS encoding S1 family peptidase — its product is MLKNVFGSDKNKYCCQIIGLIIFLLPVLPAVTGCSGSGETIIPYTDRTNTYLSDTGSDLIRDQIKEGFDSVVRIQNTVTYRTYQLHSGSGLTETQADTVNLESLSAHTFIESHSNAGTAIIMSNGNGYSSLFTASHTVTFPDTVYHYAPQNPSEDDRWVEAVSIKESVSHFFFGGNSVFEFEVLANDPVMDLAVLLYRWGRDGDPGLEPLAISAGDFDKLDWTDRVYVLGYPRGVRMVTSGMVSKQEINSRRTFAVDAIFNRGFSGGPMFTVRNDGRGLEWMGVLTSASAEKEFYLSPDYRQGIEMSHGRPFTGIPIIQETSRINYGISFGVDINQIADFYEDNRTVLRRNGIPQPDFSN